In a single window of the Cervus elaphus chromosome 1, mCerEla1.1, whole genome shotgun sequence genome:
- the TEX12 gene encoding testis-expressed protein 12, whose protein sequence is MMASHLVKPDTRNCKRPRELEPQMPDSPQLSSLGKSDSSLSESSGLFYKDEALEKDLNDMSKEINLMLSTYAKILSERAAVDASYIDEIDGLFKEANTIENFLIQKRELLRQRLTVIANTLHR, encoded by the exons ATGATGGCGAGTCACCTTGTAAAACCTGATACTAGAAATTGCAAGAGACCAAGAGAGTTAGAG CCTCAAATGCCAGATAGTCCACAGCTGTCCTCTCTTGGAAAATCAGATTCTTCTTTGTCTGAAAGCTCTGGACTATTTTATAAAGATGAAGCCCTGGAGAAAGACTTGAATG atatgAGCAAGGAAATTAATCTAATGCTGTCAACATATGCAAAGATCTTAAG TGAGAGAGCAGCAGTAGATGCATCTTATATTGACGAGATAGATGGACTCTTCAAAGAAGCCAATACTATTGAAAACTTTCTAATACAGAAAAGAGAGCTCCTGAGACAGAGGCTTACAGTGATTGCAAACACACTACACAGATAA